The Nocardioides houyundeii genome includes the window CGCTGCCCTGCTCGACGCGATGGTGGCCCACCGGGTGGGGCGGATCGTCTACGCCTCCAGCAACCACGCCGTGGGCCGCACCCCGCGCCGCGACCTGGTCGGCACCGACGCCAGGCCCCGGCCCGACACGTTCTACGGCGTCGGCAAGGTCGCCGCCGAGGCGGTGCTGAGCCTGTACGCCGACCGCTACGGCATCGACGCGGTCGCCTGCCGCATCGGCTCCTTCCTCCCGCGCCCGGAGGCGGTCCGCAACCTGTCGACGTGGCTCTCCCACGACGACTGCGTGCGGATGGTGGAGGCCGCACTGACCACCCCGGCCCCCGGCTTCGCGGTGCTCTACGGCATCTCCGCCAACACCGACGCCTGGTGGGACCTGGAGCCGGGTCGGGCGCTTGGGTACCAGCCCCAGGACGACGCCGCGTCGTACGCCGACGACATCGCACCCCGTCCCGAGGACGAGGCGGAGGCGGCGCACGTCGGAGGCCCGTTCGCGGGCGAGGCCTTCTACCGGCCCGCGCTGCCCCGGGCCTGATCTGCCGGCCGGTGCCAGGAACCCCGCCTAGGCGGGGTTCCCTGCGGTTATGGGGGCATGCATGCCCCCATAACCCGATGAAGCCCCGCCCAGGCGGGGGTCCGTGCGACCAGAGTGACTCGGCCGCACCGCGGGACCGAGTGGCCGCGAACT containing:
- a CDS encoding NAD-dependent epimerase/dehydratase family protein, which translates into the protein MRVLVTGAAGSIGQVVTAGLEALGHEVVGLDLAPAPEGVDLAWHVVDCTDPDAVDEAFEAQPLDAVVHLAGYPDELDLPGSLASHVITTAALLDAMVAHRVGRIVYASSNHAVGRTPRRDLVGTDARPRPDTFYGVGKVAAEAVLSLYADRYGIDAVACRIGSFLPRPEAVRNLSTWLSHDDCVRMVEAALTTPAPGFAVLYGISANTDAWWDLEPGRALGYQPQDDAASYADDIAPRPEDEAEAAHVGGPFAGEAFYRPALPRA